ATCCCGCGCGTAATGCCGTCCAGTGAAACATCCAGATAGTCTTCCGCGATTGGAGCCAGTGAAGGCTCAAGTAGCCAGGCGACGGTTAACACATCGTGGATCCAGCATCCAGGCAGATTACGGGTCTGCATGGAGTAAGCGATCCATGGCCGAATAGTTTGTTCCAGATAGCGGCTCAGAACATTATCTGCCTTCGCCAGACGATCCAGATCGGCATGAAGCATTTGGGTTTGTGTCGTGACATCCATCGGAACCAACGTTATCGGCGCTCCGCTGGTCAATACGGCATGGGCAGCCTCTGGATCCAGACCAAAGTTAGTATCTTTTATATAGCCAGCAACGTTAAAGGCTCCTCCCATAATAACGATATTTTTTACCGCAGAGACCATCGCGGGATGGAGCTGCAACGCAATCGCAACGTTGGTCAGCGGGCCGGTCGCCACCAGGGTTATTTCGCCAGGGTTGTTGCATATAAGCTCACCGATAGCGTTGGGTGCCAGCGGGCTTGCCGCCTGACAGGATGCCGGAGCAGGAACCGCTGACCACAGTTCGCGCAAACCAAAACGATCTACCCCATTATCCAGCCTGT
The sequence above is a segment of the Mixta intestinalis genome. Coding sequences within it:
- a CDS encoding nucleoside hydrolase, which encodes MKCALKRAEGEPIRMIIDCDPGNGIPGANIDDGLALALAIAAPQISLEMISVVAGNTPVATGYAVAHDLIQQLGVALPVYQGASRALLEDPEPWRDRLDNGVDRFGLRELWSAVPAPASCQAASPLAPNAIGELICNNPGEITLVATGPLTNVAIALQLHPAMVSAVKNIVIMGGAFNVAGYIKDTNFGLDPEAAHAVLTSGAPITLVPMDVTTQTQMLHADLDRLAKADNVLSRYLEQTIRPWIAYSMQTRNLPGCWIHDVLTVAWLLEPSLAPIAEDYLDVSLDGITRGMTCRYGREALRLDVGVPVPTGAAIQILQSIDNKRLLSLIEHYIHSYTP